One segment of Candidatus Neomarinimicrobiota bacterium DNA contains the following:
- the pheS gene encoding phenylalanine--tRNA ligase subunit alpha, giving the protein MKLKESIESVRNLFRADSDPFPKNSESTEELRVKYMGRKGLVADLFSSMKDVSSDERPLAGKLLNELKQEIASVFDSHKDSPDDPMKIINGESDYTLPGLKFPTGNVHPLQQTMEDIKSIFMNIGFSVTYGPEIDDDFHNFSALNFPPEHPARDMQDTFFIDPETVLRTHTSNVQIHLMEEQDPPLRFIVPGRVYRNEAISYKSYCLFHQVEGLYVDKHVSFADQKGILEYFVKRMFGSDAKMRFRPSFFPFTEPSAEVDIWSEKRGQWLEILGCGMVDPEVFKSVNIDSDVWHGFAFGMGVERICMLKYDIDDIRLLYQGDMRFLEQF; this is encoded by the coding sequence ATGAAACTGAAGGAATCAATCGAATCGGTCCGAAATTTATTTCGGGCCGATTCTGATCCCTTTCCCAAAAATAGCGAGTCAACTGAAGAATTACGTGTAAAATATATGGGTCGTAAAGGCCTTGTCGCAGACTTGTTTTCGTCTATGAAGGATGTTTCATCCGATGAAAGGCCACTTGCCGGTAAATTACTAAATGAATTGAAGCAGGAAATCGCTTCTGTCTTCGACTCACACAAAGATTCACCTGATGACCCCATGAAAATCATTAATGGTGAATCAGATTATACGCTCCCTGGATTAAAATTTCCCACTGGAAACGTTCATCCCCTTCAACAGACAATGGAGGATATAAAATCAATTTTTATGAATATCGGTTTTTCCGTCACTTATGGACCGGAAATAGACGATGATTTTCATAATTTCAGCGCACTAAACTTTCCCCCAGAGCATCCTGCAAGAGATATGCAGGACACATTTTTTATAGATCCTGAAACAGTTTTACGCACCCACACATCAAATGTCCAAATTCATTTAATGGAAGAACAGGATCCACCATTGCGGTTCATTGTTCCCGGACGAGTTTATCGCAATGAAGCCATAAGTTATAAAAGTTATTGCCTTTTCCATCAAGTGGAAGGCCTTTACGTTGATAAACATGTTTCCTTTGCTGATCAAAAAGGAATCCTTGAATATTTTGTTAAAAGAATGTTTGGATCAGATGCGAAAATGAGATTTCGTCCCAGTTTTTTCCCGTTCACAGAACCAAGCGCCGAAGTAGATATCTGGAGTGAAAAAAGAGGTCAATGGCTCGAAATTCTTGGTTGTGGTATGGTAGATCCAGAAGTTTTCAAATCGGTGAATATTGACTCCGATGTATGGCATGGTTTTGCATTTGGAATGGGCGTCGAACGAATTTGTATGTTAAAATATGATATTGATGATATTAGACTTCTTTACCAAGGTGATATGCGATTTTTGGAGCAATTTTAA